A genomic stretch from Chitinophagaceae bacterium includes:
- a CDS encoding arginase family protein has translation MNDSMLIKDFLQPLDLPVILGDDELNNAQLGSHIKSYASSFPDLELADIVFLGITEERGTGNGVSNGAAPDLIRKNIYRLYNWHPDVQIADIGNINSGASLNDTYAAAKAVIAEMIAAKKTVVILGGSHDLTLAQYGAYVQQEQIIEASCVDAFINLNMETRLRSENFLMEMLTGEPNFIRHYNHIGFQSYFVHPNILQTMDRLRFDCFRVGVVKDALEEMEPVIRSSNMLSIDMAAMAHAYAPANRTTPNGLSGEDMCTLTRFAGLSENLSTLGIYGYNAKNDLYELTAIQAAQMIWYFIDGKSKSKTEAAIKDRHQFTEYHTTISETDTVFLQSKKTGRWWMQLPNQKFIACSGTDYQLAIHSEIPERWLRAQERD, from the coding sequence ATGAATGATTCAATGCTGATTAAAGACTTTCTGCAACCTCTTGATTTACCCGTTATTCTGGGCGATGATGAGTTGAATAATGCACAACTGGGATCTCATATAAAAAGTTATGCCTCTTCCTTTCCTGATCTTGAACTGGCTGATATTGTTTTTTTGGGAATTACCGAAGAACGGGGAACGGGTAATGGTGTTTCGAATGGAGCAGCTCCCGACCTCATCCGTAAAAATATCTACCGGCTGTACAACTGGCATCCCGATGTGCAGATTGCTGATATAGGAAATATTAATTCAGGTGCTTCTTTAAACGATACTTATGCAGCCGCCAAAGCGGTGATAGCTGAAATGATTGCTGCAAAAAAAACAGTGGTTATTTTAGGAGGCAGTCATGATTTAACCCTTGCACAGTATGGGGCTTATGTTCAGCAGGAGCAGATCATTGAAGCAAGTTGTGTAGATGCATTTATAAACCTGAATATGGAAACAAGATTAAGAAGTGAAAATTTCTTAATGGAAATGCTCACGGGTGAACCGAATTTTATCCGTCATTATAATCATATCGGTTTCCAGAGTTATTTTGTACATCCCAATATTCTGCAGACAATGGATCGGCTACGTTTCGATTGTTTCCGTGTAGGTGTGGTAAAAGATGCACTGGAAGAAATGGAACCGGTAATCCGCAGTTCGAATATGCTCAGTATTGATATGGCAGCAATGGCACATGCTTATGCTCCTGCCAACAGAACAACTCCGAATGGTTTAAGCGGTGAAGATATGTGTACGCTTACACGTTTTGCCGGGTTGAGTGAAAATTTAAGTACCCTTGGTATTTACGGGTACAATGCAAAGAATGACCTGTATGAACTGACTGCCATACAGGCTGCACAGATGATCTGGTATTTTATTGATGGCAAAAGCAAATCAAAAACGGAAGCGGCTATTAAAGACAGGCACCAGTTTACAGAATATCATACAACCATTTCTGAAACAGATACGGTTTTTCTGCAAAGTAAAAAAACAGGAAGATGGTGGATGCAGTTACCCAACCAGAAATTTATTGCCTGCAGCGGAACAGATTACCAGCTGGCCATCCACAGTGAAATACCTGAACGCTGGTTGAGGGCACAGGAAAGAGATTAA
- a CDS encoding RDD family protein — MESNQQHSGSDLLTDMQYQLVQASTDKRFVNFLIDRVLFILIVVGGTYALASSYPEAFSWIDDSSIGFNIIDRLITMILYGFFMFACEALFRGKSLGKLITGTRAVNQDGTPITIQTALMRGLSRMVPFEAFSALGTPSFPWHDKWTSTYVIDEKNSNYGLRITE; from the coding sequence ATGGAAAGTAATCAACAACACTCAGGCTCCGACTTACTGACTGATATGCAATATCAACTCGTACAGGCAAGCACGGACAAGCGTTTTGTAAATTTCCTTATTGATAGGGTATTATTTATTTTGATTGTAGTTGGCGGTACTTATGCTCTTGCGTCTTCATACCCGGAAGCTTTTTCGTGGATTGATGACAGCAGTATCGGCTTTAATATTATTGACAGATTGATAACTATGATACTGTACGGATTCTTCATGTTTGCCTGTGAAGCATTGTTCAGGGGGAAATCATTAGGTAAATTAATTACCGGAACAAGAGCAGTAAATCAGGACGGAACGCCCATAACCATACAAACAGCTTTGATGCGTGGATTAAGTCGAATGGTTCCTTTTGAAGCATTCTCAGCTTTAGGTACACCAAGCTTTCCCTGGCACGACAAATGGACGAGTACCTATGTGATTGATGAAAAAAATTCAAACTACGGGTTAAGAATTACAGAGTAA
- a CDS encoding PKD domain-containing protein → MKKFIYSFMALFCLFITAAKAQNDPCAGKANFQLTINGSTVKFYSINTTSYPLFHSWHFGDGSLSDAANPVHTYQLPGTYRVVHYIKDTARNCYDSAVKEITIAASCDLLQPKFEWRRDSSNPAKIIFMNYSQPNAPPTVILYKWSFGDGTSSSEKNPVHLYTAPGQYNVCLTIRYANANCEKTYCSIVTVPPACDFQPYFSWTADAANPLTIKFTNQTAVTSATAKIKWSFGDGTSSADWNPTHTYTKAGVYNVCIRVELSPNCVKEICKQVVVRSCDMEAGFTWVLDSVLPMRGVKFCPLPSVLTVMPLSIKWSFGDGTSSTEYSPFHQYQQPGTYKVCMRIEFFAGCVKEVCKEVVIPAPVGCEQLSLFKIERISAEPNTFVFNAEFNNSTLKYTWTFGDGTGAIGPNAKHKYDRPGRYNVCLTVYRGDNCAFTTCKEIVVGQLSCEQTFVKYEYQRLNSAGNVIKFKAVSNQPILSQYWTIYKSNSTVPVIINAVDPTYTFQDTGWYKVCLRAITVNGCVKEYCEAIRIQQVPSVCTLQIMPNPVTTTANFKVQVETPQVVIASIIDITGVRKAVFYLNATAGINAFAIPTGTLPTGYYTLEVKIGNRVCTGRFQKIN, encoded by the coding sequence ATGAAGAAGTTTATTTACTCTTTCATGGCTCTGTTTTGTTTATTCATAACAGCAGCGAAAGCACAAAACGATCCCTGCGCCGGTAAAGCAAATTTTCAGCTGACGATTAACGGGAGCACAGTTAAGTTTTATTCCATCAACACAACCAGTTACCCCTTATTCCACAGCTGGCATTTTGGTGATGGATCATTATCTGATGCAGCCAACCCGGTGCATACCTATCAGTTGCCGGGCACTTACCGTGTGGTGCATTATATTAAGGATACAGCAAGAAACTGTTACGATTCAGCAGTAAAGGAAATTACCATTGCTGCTTCATGTGATCTGCTTCAACCGAAGTTTGAATGGAGAAGAGATTCTTCAAATCCGGCAAAGATCATTTTCATGAATTACTCTCAGCCCAATGCTCCTCCAACTGTAATTCTTTATAAATGGAGTTTTGGTGATGGTACTTCATCCTCTGAAAAAAATCCTGTTCATCTTTATACAGCACCCGGCCAGTATAATGTTTGTTTAACCATACGTTATGCCAATGCCAACTGTGAAAAAACATACTGCAGCATTGTTACAGTTCCGCCAGCCTGTGATTTTCAACCTTACTTCAGCTGGACAGCTGATGCGGCAAATCCTTTGACAATAAAGTTCACCAATCAAACTGCTGTAACAAGCGCCACTGCGAAAATTAAATGGAGTTTTGGTGATGGTACTTCAAGTGCCGACTGGAATCCAACACATACTTATACAAAAGCAGGAGTTTACAATGTTTGTATCAGGGTTGAACTCAGTCCAAACTGTGTGAAAGAAATCTGTAAGCAGGTTGTAGTAAGAAGCTGTGATATGGAAGCTGGCTTTACATGGGTACTTGACAGTGTTCTTCCAATGCGGGGTGTAAAATTCTGCCCATTACCTTCTGTACTTACTGTAATGCCTTTAAGTATTAAGTGGAGTTTTGGCGATGGTACTTCAAGTACTGAATACAGTCCATTCCACCAGTATCAGCAACCTGGTACTTACAAAGTTTGTATGAGGATTGAATTCTTCGCAGGTTGCGTAAAAGAAGTTTGTAAAGAAGTGGTTATTCCTGCACCAGTTGGTTGCGAACAGCTGAGCCTGTTTAAGATTGAACGGATCAGTGCAGAACCAAACACATTTGTATTCAATGCAGAGTTCAATAACTCAACATTAAAATATACCTGGACCTTTGGTGATGGTACAGGAGCGATTGGTCCCAATGCAAAACACAAATATGATCGCCCGGGCCGTTACAATGTTTGCTTAACTGTATACCGTGGTGATAATTGTGCATTCACAACCTGTAAAGAAATAGTGGTTGGTCAATTGAGTTGTGAGCAGACTTTTGTAAAATATGAATACCAGCGTCTCAACTCTGCGGGCAATGTAATTAAATTTAAAGCTGTCAGCAATCAGCCAATTCTTTCACAGTACTGGACAATTTATAAAAGCAACAGCACCGTTCCTGTAATTATCAATGCAGTTGATCCAACTTATACATTTCAGGATACAGGATGGTACAAAGTATGTTTGCGTGCAATTACCGTGAATGGTTGTGTAAAAGAATACTGTGAAGCAATCCGTATTCAGCAGGTTCCTTCTGTATGTACGTTGCAGATCATGCCAAACCCTGTAACCACAACGGCTAATTTCAAAGTACAGGTTGAAACTCCGCAGGTGGTAATTGCTTCCATCATTGATATAACCGGGGTAAGAAAAGCAGTGTTTTATTTGAATGCAACTGCCGGTATCAATGCATTTGCTATACCAACAGGAACACTTCCAACAGGTTATTATACACTGGAAGTAAAAATCGGTAACCGGGTTTGTACCGGACGGTTTCAGAAAATAAATTAA
- a CDS encoding NAD-binding protein: MYWLKRLNYFKGLLVPLSLFFILILIGTAGYMIIEGYSFLDALYMTVITIGTVGYMEVEPLSTAGRVFTILIIIVNIGAFTFFVTFLTRYLLDGEFIRQYKHLKMDNAIHNLNNHVIVCGFGRNGTECAQVLHDNHIPFVVLEEKHDLPLTLPFTVHHFVKGDATRDEVLKEAGIERARAIIATMPVDADNLFMVLTARQLNPNIVIISGASQDSSVNKLRVAGANNVIMPDKIGGAHMATMVLIPDVAELLSLMGTRNTIEFKVEEIIANNATSLGDLDLWKNCGCTLLGIKNKNNYTLNPQPDYFINEGERLIIMGSEYQIRKAKELV; the protein is encoded by the coding sequence ATGTACTGGCTGAAACGATTGAACTATTTTAAAGGCTTACTGGTTCCGCTCAGTTTATTTTTTATTCTTATCCTTATTGGTACTGCTGGTTATATGATCATTGAAGGGTATTCTTTTCTTGATGCCCTGTATATGACAGTAATAACAATCGGTACAGTTGGCTATATGGAAGTGGAGCCTTTATCAACTGCCGGAAGAGTATTTACCATTCTTATTATTATTGTTAATATCGGTGCCTTCACCTTCTTTGTTACTTTCCTTACCCGCTATTTACTCGACGGGGAATTTATTCGTCAATATAAACACTTGAAAATGGACAACGCCATTCACAATCTGAATAATCATGTCATTGTTTGCGGATTTGGCCGTAATGGAACTGAATGTGCACAGGTACTGCATGACAATCACATCCCTTTTGTGGTTCTTGAAGAAAAACATGATCTGCCGTTAACCCTTCCGTTTACTGTACACCATTTTGTTAAAGGAGATGCAACAAGAGATGAGGTATTGAAAGAAGCCGGTATTGAACGGGCACGGGCCATTATTGCCACCATGCCGGTTGATGCTGATAATTTATTTATGGTGTTAACGGCAAGACAGTTAAATCCAAACATCGTTATCATCAGCGGTGCATCACAGGACAGCAGTGTAAATAAACTACGTGTTGCAGGGGCCAACAATGTAATTATGCCCGATAAAATTGGAGGCGCCCACATGGCTACAATGGTATTGATCCCAGATGTAGCGGAACTTCTTTCACTCATGGGGACAAGAAATACAATAGAGTTTAAAGTGGAAGAAATTATTGCAAACAATGCTACTTCACTTGGAGACCTGGACCTCTGGAAAAATTGCGGATGCACCTTACTGGGCATTAAAAATAAAAACAACTATACACTCAATCCGCAACCTGATTATTTTATTAATGAAGGTGAGCGCCTGATCATCATGGGCAGTGAATACCAGATCAGGAAAGCAAAAGAACTGGTTTAA
- a CDS encoding NAD-dependent epimerase/dehydratase family protein, which produces MIFVTGGAGLVGSALLKQLLQLHEVPVKALYRTSMPLLLTEEEKRKIQWIKGDVLDTSLLDDIMKDCRQVYHCAAVVSYHSSRREQMYKINIEGTANMVNIALENKIEKFVHVSSVAAIGRKRQGEQLTEKTEWTEETNNSHYGKSKYLSELEVWRAISEGLNAVIVNPSVILGESNWENGSVAIFKKMWEGFPWYTTGGTGFVDAKDVADAMIQLMHSDITAERFLLSNEHLTFQQLFTKIANSFGKQPPQRFAKPWMGELVWRMEAVKAMFSSKEPLLTKETANTAQATTFFDSSKIKNALPGFEFTPVDESIERTCNWLVDQYRLKK; this is translated from the coding sequence ATGATTTTCGTTACCGGCGGCGCAGGATTGGTAGGCTCGGCTTTGCTGAAACAACTGCTTCAGTTGCATGAAGTGCCGGTTAAAGCATTGTACCGTACTTCTATGCCTTTGTTGCTGACGGAAGAAGAAAAAAGAAAGATTCAATGGATCAAAGGTGATGTACTGGACACTTCTTTACTGGATGACATCATGAAAGATTGCCGCCAGGTATATCATTGTGCTGCTGTTGTTTCTTATCACTCCAGCCGGAGAGAACAGATGTATAAGATCAATATTGAAGGAACAGCCAATATGGTCAACATTGCGCTGGAAAATAAAATTGAAAAGTTTGTGCATGTAAGTTCAGTTGCTGCTATCGGCCGCAAACGACAGGGCGAACAGTTAACTGAAAAAACAGAATGGACAGAAGAGACCAACAATTCTCACTATGGTAAATCAAAATATCTTTCTGAACTCGAAGTATGGCGTGCCATCAGCGAAGGATTAAATGCAGTGATTGTAAATCCATCCGTTATACTTGGTGAATCGAACTGGGAAAACGGCTCGGTTGCAATCTTTAAAAAAATGTGGGAAGGATTTCCCTGGTACACAACAGGCGGAACAGGTTTTGTTGATGCAAAAGATGTAGCCGATGCAATGATACAGTTAATGCATAGTGATATTACTGCTGAACGTTTTTTGCTGAGTAATGAACATCTTACCTTTCAGCAACTCTTTACAAAAATCGCCAACAGTTTTGGCAAACAACCGCCACAACGTTTTGCAAAACCCTGGATGGGTGAACTTGTGTGGCGAATGGAAGCAGTGAAAGCAATGTTCAGCAGTAAAGAACCACTTCTTACAAAAGAAACAGCCAATACTGCACAGGCAACTACTTTCTTCGACAGCAGTAAAATAAAAAATGCATTGCCCGGTTTCGAGTTTACACCTGTTGATGAAAGTATTGAACGTACATGTAACTGGCTGGTTGATCAGTACAGGTTAAAGAAATAA
- a CDS encoding D-alanyl-D-alanine carboxypeptidase → MHRGLYTSYLLLLTFFLFLSSCSTQQKLSKELKKNLLNDSAFNNAFVGVAVYDVEKKQFLYQHNSNKYFVPASNIKLPTLYAGLKYLGDSLIGLKYTEQKDTLFLQPTGDPTLLHPDYKQNPVIDFLKQQNKTMVITNSNWKAEALGYGWAWDDYLGSYMVERSPVPVYGNIIKWIQQRSIEKEETGNDTSLSVFTDPEINWDANFSTKKSAAFDVTRPRTENVYTIHEGKEMKRELEVPFVTNGLQATLELLKDTLHKEITEFNYQISKNPERSRWTNFQIIHSQPSDSMFRPLMHRSDNFFAEQTLMMVSNILLGYMDEQKLIDTLLKTDLNGFPQKPKWVDGSGLSRYNLFTPEDFVWLLGKMKDEFGLERLKLLLPTGNEGTLRNYYKDETGLIFAKTGTLSGHVALSGFLITSKNKLLIFSVQVNNHYTSGTAVRRAVEKFLQKIRKEN, encoded by the coding sequence TTGCACAGAGGCCTTTATACTTCTTACCTCTTACTTCTTACTTTTTTCCTCTTTCTTTCCTCCTGCTCCACCCAGCAAAAGCTGTCGAAAGAATTAAAGAAAAACCTGCTGAATGATTCTGCATTCAACAATGCATTTGTGGGGGTTGCTGTTTATGATGTTGAAAAGAAGCAGTTCCTGTATCAGCATAACAGTAATAAATATTTTGTACCGGCCAGTAATATCAAGCTTCCAACATTGTATGCTGGTTTGAAATATCTGGGCGACAGCCTTATTGGATTAAAGTATACCGAACAGAAAGATACATTGTTTCTGCAACCAACAGGAGATCCTACTTTGCTGCACCCTGACTATAAACAAAACCCTGTCATTGATTTTCTGAAACAGCAGAATAAAACAATGGTCATCACGAACAGTAACTGGAAAGCTGAGGCGTTAGGTTATGGCTGGGCCTGGGATGATTATTTGGGTTCGTATATGGTTGAACGCAGCCCTGTGCCGGTATATGGAAATATTATTAAATGGATTCAGCAGCGCAGTATTGAAAAAGAGGAAACAGGGAATGATACCTCCTTATCTGTATTCACCGATCCGGAAATTAACTGGGATGCAAACTTTTCAACAAAGAAATCAGCAGCATTTGATGTAACCAGGCCACGAACAGAAAATGTATATACCATTCACGAAGGAAAGGAAATGAAACGGGAACTGGAAGTACCTTTTGTTACCAATGGACTTCAAGCAACACTTGAATTACTGAAAGATACTTTGCATAAGGAGATTACTGAATTCAATTATCAAATCTCCAAAAATCCTGAGCGGAGTCGATGGACCAATTTCCAAATCATCCATTCGCAACCCAGCGATTCCATGTTCAGGCCGCTGATGCACCGGAGCGATAATTTCTTTGCTGAACAAACACTGATGATGGTCAGTAATATTTTGTTGGGGTATATGGACGAACAGAAGCTGATTGACACATTACTTAAAACTGATCTGAATGGGTTTCCTCAAAAACCCAAATGGGTGGATGGGAGTGGCTTAAGCCGGTATAATTTATTTACACCCGAAGATTTTGTATGGCTGCTGGGTAAAATGAAAGATGAATTCGGGTTAGAGCGGTTGAAACTGCTCCTGCCAACCGGTAACGAAGGAACCCTGCGTAATTATTATAAAGATGAAACCGGGTTGATCTTCGCTAAAACGGGCACTTTAAGCGGACATGTAGCGTTAAGCGGTTTTCTTATCACCTCAAAAAACAAACTGCTCATCTTTTCTGTACAGGTGAACAATCACTACACTTCTGGCACGGCTGTTCGAAGGGCCGTTGAAAAATTCCTGCAAAAAATTCGCAAAGAGAACTAA
- a CDS encoding type II toxin-antitoxin system RelE/ParE family toxin, producing MAELIWAPSALKDIDEIARYISNDSLQAAENMVQLFFDRTEVLQTHPNFGKPVPELESKRFRELPVSRYRIIYEVVSKNKIHILTVHHQSRLLENNPVYKKRLKRK from the coding sequence ATGGCTGAACTGATATGGGCACCATCTGCACTAAAAGATATTGACGAAATAGCCAGATATATTTCCAACGACTCATTACAAGCGGCAGAAAATATGGTTCAATTATTTTTTGACCGTACAGAAGTATTACAAACACATCCTAACTTCGGCAAACCTGTTCCTGAATTGGAAAGTAAACGGTTTCGGGAATTGCCTGTTAGCCGTTACCGAATTATCTATGAAGTAGTTTCAAAAAACAAGATTCACATTCTTACAGTTCATCATCAGTCAAGGTTGCTGGAAAATAATCCAGTTTATAAAAAACGCTTGAAAAGAAAATAA
- a CDS encoding 3-hydroxybutyryl-CoA dehydrogenase, translating to MVQTLCVCGAGTMGSGIAQAAAQSGIYTILFDLNTDVLQKAEVSIKQTLDSLVQKQKITEEQRRNINGNLQYINDINNCIADVIIEAIIEKLEAKIALFNQLAEINHSETIFASNTSSLSISQLQQKIVQPQRVAGMHFFNPATIMKLVEVVKGDQTNDAVIAALVELARQMNKVPVVCKDAPGFIVNRVARPYYIESLKLVEDAVADYATIDALMEASGFKMGPFKLMDLIGNDINYAVSCSVYEQLGKPERLKPSPIQKEKVEQGELGRKTKKGYYSYTE from the coding sequence ATGGTTCAGACTTTATGCGTTTGCGGTGCAGGAACAATGGGCAGCGGTATTGCACAGGCCGCAGCACAAAGCGGTATCTATACCATTCTCTTTGATCTGAACACAGATGTGTTACAGAAAGCTGAAGTATCCATTAAGCAGACTCTAGATAGCCTTGTTCAGAAACAAAAAATAACGGAGGAGCAACGGAGGAACATCAACGGAAATCTGCAATACATCAACGACATCAACAATTGTATTGCTGATGTAATCATTGAAGCCATCATTGAAAAACTGGAAGCAAAGATTGCCCTCTTTAATCAACTGGCAGAGATCAATCACAGTGAAACAATCTTTGCCAGTAATACATCTTCCCTTTCTATTTCTCAGTTGCAGCAAAAAATTGTGCAGCCTCAACGGGTAGCAGGAATGCATTTCTTTAACCCGGCAACAATCATGAAATTAGTGGAAGTGGTAAAAGGTGATCAAACAAATGATGCAGTAATTGCAGCGTTGGTTGAATTAGCCAGGCAAATGAATAAAGTGCCGGTTGTATGTAAAGATGCTCCGGGATTTATTGTTAACCGTGTTGCTCGACCTTATTATATTGAATCACTGAAACTGGTTGAAGATGCTGTTGCCGATTATGCAACTATTGATGCACTCATGGAAGCAAGTGGTTTTAAAATGGGCCCGTTTAAACTCATGGATCTCATTGGCAATGACATTAACTATGCTGTAAGCTGCAGTGTATATGAGCAGCTTGGCAAACCCGAACGGTTAAAACCATCACCTATTCAAAAAGAAAAGGTAGAACAAGGTGAATTGGGAAGAAAAACCAAAAAGGGCTACTACAGTTATACTGAATAA
- a CDS encoding alpha/beta hydrolase translates to MGFPLHYAQTGNDTMPTLLFVHGTPGSWDAFKSYLKNKELLQNYRVISVDRPGFGYSDFGNAMNLTQQTEIIAAWMDSINNNKPFIIIGHSLGGPMAVKLAAARPHYTKAIVLLAPSLDPALEKPEKWRPVLFKTPLNLFVPGVLRPSNEELWYLKKDLKDMLSEYEKITCPVYLLHGKKDMLVPYSNTVFAEKMLTKTDSFVLTTFEKENHFIVWTREKEIVELLMKLKQ, encoded by the coding sequence ATGGGTTTCCCCCTGCACTATGCACAAACGGGAAATGACACAATGCCCACTTTGTTATTTGTACACGGGACTCCCGGCAGTTGGGATGCATTTAAAAGTTATTTAAAAAATAAAGAACTCCTACAAAACTATCGTGTCATTTCTGTTGATCGTCCGGGTTTTGGTTATAGCGATTTCGGCAATGCAATGAATCTTACACAGCAAACAGAAATCATTGCTGCCTGGATGGACAGTATCAATAACAATAAACCGTTTATTATTATTGGTCATAGCCTGGGCGGACCGATGGCTGTGAAACTGGCTGCAGCCCGGCCTCATTACACAAAAGCAATTGTATTACTTGCTCCATCACTTGATCCTGCTTTGGAAAAGCCGGAAAAGTGGCGGCCTGTTTTATTTAAAACACCACTAAATTTATTCGTGCCGGGTGTACTGCGCCCAAGCAATGAAGAATTGTGGTACTTAAAAAAAGACTTGAAAGACATGCTGAGTGAATATGAAAAAATAACCTGCCCTGTTTACTTATTGCATGGAAAAAAAGATATGCTTGTTCCTTACTCCAATACTGTGTTTGCAGAAAAAATGCTGACGAAAACAGATTCATTTGTTCTGACAACATTTGAAAAGGAAAATCATTTTATTGTATGGACGAGGGAGAAAGAGATTGTTGAGTTGCTGATGAAGTTGAAACAATAA
- the pheS gene encoding phenylalanine--tRNA ligase subunit alpha — protein MEQVLQQIETLRKEIETLQIDSAKALEEYRIKFLGTKGLVKSLMGEMKNVANEQRKAFGQIMNEFKQFAEGKYEEWKALTGNGEAAAENNIDLTLPGDALPVGSRHPISLMRNRIVNIFQRLGFAVAEGPEIDDDFHNFTALNLPENHPARDMQDTFYISTDPAWLLRTHTSNVQIHEMKKGKLPIRIITPGRVYRNETISARSHCFFHQVEGLYVDEKVSFADLKQTLYFFVQEMFGKDVKVRFRPSYFPFTEPSAEMDISCLLCNGEGCNVCKKTGWLEILGCGMVHPKVLENCGIDSNKYSGFAFGMGIERPALLKYGIKDIRLFSENDVRFLKQFTGAV, from the coding sequence ATGGAACAGGTGTTACAACAGATTGAGACTTTACGCAAAGAAATTGAGACTTTGCAGATTGACAGCGCCAAAGCTTTGGAAGAATACCGTATTAAATTTCTTGGTACCAAAGGACTGGTAAAATCGCTCATGGGCGAAATGAAAAATGTTGCCAATGAACAGAGGAAAGCCTTTGGTCAGATCATGAACGAATTCAAGCAATTTGCTGAAGGCAAATATGAAGAATGGAAAGCCTTAACCGGTAACGGAGAAGCTGCAGCTGAAAATAATATTGATCTCACTCTGCCCGGTGATGCATTGCCTGTTGGCAGCCGTCATCCTATCAGCTTAATGCGTAACCGTATAGTAAACATCTTTCAGCGTTTAGGCTTTGCCGTAGCCGAAGGACCGGAAATCGATGACGACTTTCATAATTTCACCGCATTAAATCTTCCTGAAAATCATCCTGCCCGTGATATGCAGGACACCTTTTATATCAGCACCGATCCTGCATGGCTCCTGCGCACACATACAAGTAATGTGCAGATCCATGAAATGAAAAAAGGGAAGCTGCCTATCCGTATTATAACTCCCGGTCGTGTATACCGCAACGAAACCATCTCTGCAAGAAGTCATTGCTTCTTTCACCAGGTGGAAGGTTTGTATGTAGATGAAAAAGTAAGCTTTGCCGATCTCAAACAAACACTGTATTTCTTTGTACAGGAAATGTTTGGCAAAGATGTGAAGGTTCGTTTCCGTCCTTCTTATTTCCCCTTCACCGAACCAAGTGCTGAAATGGACATCAGCTGTTTACTCTGCAATGGCGAAGGCTGTAATGTTTGCAAAAAAACAGGTTGGTTAGAAATCTTAGGTTGCGGAATGGTGCATCCCAAAGTGTTGGAGAACTGCGGCATCGACAGCAATAAATATTCAGGCTTTGCATTTGGTATGGGCATTGAACGTCCTGCATTGCTGAAGTACGGCATTAAAGACATTCGACTGTTCAGTGAAAATGATGTGCGGTTTTTGAAACAGTTTACGGGGGCGGTGTAA